The Candidatus Rokuibacteriota bacterium genome contains the following window.
CTTCAAGGCCGTGCCCCGCGACATCGAGGAGGCCGCCATGATCGACGGCTACAGCCGCCTCGGCGCCTTCCTGAAGGTCGTCGTCCCCATCTCCCTGGCCGGCCTCCTCACCGTCGTCATCTTCACCTTCACCCTCGTCACCCAGGAGTTCGTCTACGCCCTGACCTTCGTCGCCGCCGCCCGGAACTACACGGTGAGCGTCGGCGTGCCGACCTTCCTGGTCCACGGCGATGTCTACTTCTGGGGCTCCATCATGGCGGGGTGCTTCATCAGCAGCGTCCCCA
Protein-coding sequences here:
- a CDS encoding carbohydrate ABC transporter permease → FKAVPRDIEEAAMIDGYSRLGAFLKVVVPISLAGLLTVVIFTFTLVTQEFVYALTFVAAARNYTVSVGVPTFLVHGDVYFWGSIMAGCFISSVPIAILYNFFVDRFIAGFTVGAIK